From a single Shumkonia mesophila genomic region:
- a CDS encoding nucleoside deaminase: protein MAKPPYMEHALREAQAAGVRGEVPVGAVLVDSVSGAIIAVAGNRVEERGDPTAHAEMEVIRDGARLFGRPRLVACDLYVTLEPCPMCAAALSFARIRRLYFGAYDPKGGGVEHGPRIFQQTTCHHRPEVVGGLEETRCADLLQVFFRELR, encoded by the coding sequence ATGGCGAAACCTCCCTACATGGAACATGCGTTGCGCGAGGCCCAGGCCGCCGGCGTGCGCGGCGAGGTGCCTGTGGGCGCCGTGCTGGTGGATTCGGTGTCGGGCGCCATCATCGCCGTGGCCGGCAACCGGGTCGAGGAGCGCGGCGACCCGACGGCCCATGCCGAGATGGAAGTGATCCGCGATGGCGCGCGCCTGTTCGGCCGTCCCCGCCTGGTGGCCTGCGATTTGTACGTGACGCTGGAACCCTGCCCGATGTGCGCCGCGGCGCTGTCGTTCGCGCGCATCCGGCGCCTTTATTTCGGCGCCTACGACCCCAAGGGCGGCGGCGTCGAGCATGGACCCCGGATCTTTCAGCAGACCACCTGTCATCATCGGCCGGAAGTGGTGGGCGGACTCGAAGAAACCCGCTGCGCCGACCTGCTCCAGGTCTTCTTCCGCGAACTGCGCTGA